A genomic segment from Limibacillus halophilus encodes:
- a CDS encoding PaaI family thioesterase, protein MSNAQQTPSAIADPNRVRGGFADLTDYHLTAWRQDEAEVSLLVRHQHLNRSGVMHGGMLTTLIDTACGYSGCYRDEPEQSLRAFTLSLTCQFISTAEAGAKLTARAVRKGGGRSIFYASCEVTDALGRLIGQGEGVFKYITRP, encoded by the coding sequence ATGAGCAATGCACAGCAAACACCCTCAGCCATAGCAGACCCGAACCGGGTGCGCGGTGGCTTCGCCGATTTGACCGATTATCACCTGACCGCCTGGCGGCAGGATGAAGCGGAAGTCTCGCTCTTGGTCAGACACCAGCATCTGAACCGCAGTGGCGTCATGCACGGCGGCATGCTGACCACCCTGATCGACACGGCCTGCGGGTACAGCGGATGCTACCGTGATGAACCGGAACAGTCGTTGCGCGCATTTACCCTCTCGCTCACCTGCCAGTTCATCAGCACCGCAGAAGCGGGCGCCAAGTTGACGGCCCGCGCCGTTCGCAAGGGAGGAGGCCGATCAATCTTCTACGCAAGCTGCGAGGTCACCGACGCGCTGGGTCGTCTGATCGGTCAAGGCGAGGGTGTCTTCAAGTACATCACCCGCCCTTAG
- a CDS encoding YhdP family protein, translated as MIRHSTKIVAEIIIGALVMVFFLGLALVWRLSEGPITLSFITPYLEDSLSDPGRGIDARISDMSLAWDEDLRRPEFRAFGISLRDSEGVAILELPRADVRISLPLLLEGRIAVEQVDVIGISLSLARTAEGRVRLTSAGVKGDDPALPQTDSGGLNELTLDDWLEEGTSSDDQEPSEPSIFSALRRVRIIGASLVMSDENSGLTWRAPQAYIDMRRNDTGIVAALRLSLEVGQDLAELTADANYEQETGRIDATTRFSGIHPGRLAALLPFRELKELQGLDLELRGTMVVSLNAAGTITQAGLEIDGGPGFITVPGVDMTVFPVRGVRLEAGVDLLRATVNLRRFDISLGQGDSGPELALSGELQGLSGDLFGRQARDLRTRLKFTLAGMDVEALPLYWPEGVSQNGRDWVLENITAGDVDNLVGEVALFAPLGNWDELVLENLDGTFTFAGVDAHYLRPMPPVVGVDGTATFSPQGLVLEMQGGTSGDIVLGSGTLDITGLNAKEQFLAVEFTAIGPLPSVFSLLNHPRVALIDKLGLNTEGAVGSVSARARFAFPLLADLTFDEMDVSAQGDLTDTGLIKVLLGQDVTGANVKLDLSKDSMSIAGEASLADVPLTFKWRENFTPVKGIRRRLEGTVATVGHEKLQIFGIASAPYLTGPFSADFLYTEQAKGEAQVDVKASLTSATMEIRDLGNWRKAAGEEGQASFSLSLLKGTPRSLQNIQVTAGTLKLSGDAQFNAEGRDIAQARLSALAFGEQALRDVEITRGPKRLTVSVAGGSLDARPFLKSDEDEDTAATEPDDTHLTLTLRNIERLRFGDESYLENGHLELERVKEGWRRFLLRGRIPKQLRSSVVDGQERSPEVEVSYAPATDGRQVLEMAAADAGGLFRSLDFFDTMDGGLLRINGSREGIARTNPLRGNIEIKDFKLIDAPVLAKLLTVASLTGIVNVLSGEGIEFKRAKGDFEAVEGRISSDLLRIYGSALGLTAQGSVDIDQNLADLRGTVVPAYAVNQVLGAIPLLGDILTGGEGEGVFAVTYTMTGPLDDPVVAVNPLAALAPGFLRGLFDVGNGNSDTDRPRAIPEEVDR; from the coding sequence ATGATTCGCCATTCAACCAAGATCGTTGCGGAAATCATAATCGGCGCTTTGGTCATGGTGTTTTTCCTGGGCTTGGCATTGGTCTGGCGCTTGTCCGAAGGCCCCATCACGCTTTCCTTCATCACGCCTTATCTCGAGGATTCGCTTTCCGATCCGGGTCGTGGGATCGATGCAAGAATCTCGGACATGTCTTTGGCCTGGGATGAAGACTTGCGGCGTCCCGAGTTCCGTGCGTTCGGCATAAGCTTGCGGGATTCGGAAGGGGTTGCGATCCTCGAATTACCACGCGCCGACGTGCGTATAAGCCTGCCACTGCTTCTGGAGGGGCGGATCGCTGTGGAGCAGGTTGATGTGATTGGCATCAGCTTAAGCCTGGCGCGCACCGCAGAGGGGCGTGTCCGGCTCACATCTGCGGGTGTGAAAGGTGATGACCCTGCCTTGCCACAAACGGATTCCGGCGGACTCAACGAGTTGACGCTTGACGACTGGCTTGAAGAGGGCACCTCGTCCGACGACCAGGAACCGAGTGAGCCGTCGATTTTCTCAGCCCTGCGGCGTGTAAGAATTATCGGCGCAAGCTTGGTCATGAGCGACGAAAATTCGGGCCTGACGTGGCGCGCTCCGCAGGCCTACATCGATATGCGTCGGAACGATACAGGTATCGTGGCGGCGTTACGCCTGTCATTGGAAGTCGGACAGGACCTGGCGGAACTGACGGCCGATGCAAACTACGAACAGGAAACCGGTCGGATAGATGCGACGACTCGCTTCTCGGGTATTCATCCGGGCCGTCTTGCCGCTCTTCTGCCCTTTCGCGAACTCAAGGAATTGCAAGGCCTGGACCTGGAGCTGCGTGGCACGATGGTTGTCTCCCTGAACGCGGCTGGCACTATAACTCAGGCGGGGTTGGAGATAGACGGAGGCCCAGGCTTTATCACGGTGCCCGGCGTTGATATGACGGTGTTTCCGGTCCGCGGTGTGCGGCTGGAAGCAGGGGTCGATCTTTTGCGTGCGACCGTCAATTTGCGCCGCTTCGATATTTCCCTGGGACAAGGTGATAGCGGGCCCGAGCTCGCACTCTCCGGCGAGTTGCAAGGTCTGTCGGGTGACCTGTTCGGTCGTCAGGCGCGAGATCTCAGAACCAGACTGAAATTCACACTGGCAGGCATGGATGTTGAAGCACTGCCTTTGTACTGGCCGGAGGGCGTATCGCAAAACGGGCGTGATTGGGTGCTTGAAAATATTACCGCCGGAGATGTCGATAACTTAGTGGGGGAGGTCGCGCTCTTCGCGCCGTTAGGCAATTGGGACGAGTTGGTCCTGGAAAACCTCGATGGCACTTTCACGTTTGCCGGTGTCGATGCCCATTACCTGCGCCCCATGCCACCGGTGGTGGGTGTAGATGGTACGGCCACATTCTCGCCCCAGGGACTGGTGCTCGAGATGCAGGGGGGGACCTCAGGTGACATTGTGCTGGGCAGCGGCACTTTGGATATAACCGGCCTGAATGCCAAGGAACAATTTCTTGCGGTGGAGTTTACTGCAATTGGCCCGCTGCCAAGTGTGTTCTCTTTGTTGAATCACCCCCGCGTGGCCTTGATTGATAAACTCGGTCTGAACACGGAAGGTGCGGTCGGCAGTGTCTCGGCGCGAGCCCGGTTTGCGTTTCCGTTGTTGGCCGATCTGACCTTTGATGAAATGGATGTCTCGGCCCAGGGAGATCTGACCGACACGGGGTTGATCAAAGTGCTCCTTGGGCAGGACGTGACGGGTGCCAATGTAAAGCTCGATTTATCGAAGGACAGTATGTCGATTGCCGGAGAAGCCAGCCTTGCTGATGTCCCGCTTACATTCAAATGGCGTGAGAATTTCACGCCAGTAAAGGGAATTCGACGCCGTCTCGAAGGGACTGTGGCGACCGTGGGCCACGAAAAACTGCAGATTTTTGGGATTGCCAGCGCGCCTTACTTGACGGGGCCGTTCTCCGCGGACTTCCTCTATACAGAACAAGCTAAAGGCGAAGCCCAAGTAGATGTGAAGGCCTCGCTTACCTCCGCGACGATGGAGATCAGAGATCTCGGGAACTGGCGAAAAGCAGCGGGTGAGGAAGGGCAGGCAAGCTTTTCCTTGTCTCTTTTGAAGGGTACACCGCGAAGCCTTCAGAATATTCAGGTGACGGCGGGAACACTAAAATTATCCGGCGACGCTCAGTTCAACGCAGAGGGCCGCGATATCGCTCAAGCGCGATTGAGTGCGCTAGCGTTTGGCGAGCAAGCCTTGCGGGATGTGGAAATTACACGTGGTCCTAAGCGCTTGACGGTATCCGTAGCGGGGGGAAGCCTGGACGCTCGACCGTTTCTGAAAAGTGATGAGGATGAGGATACCGCCGCTACCGAACCGGATGACACACACCTGACTCTGACGCTGCGTAACATCGAGCGATTGCGCTTTGGCGATGAAAGCTATCTGGAAAACGGACATCTTGAATTGGAGCGCGTGAAGGAAGGCTGGCGCCGTTTCCTCCTGCGTGGCCGGATTCCCAAGCAGCTTCGCAGTTCTGTCGTGGACGGGCAGGAGCGCTCCCCCGAGGTGGAGGTTTCCTATGCGCCTGCAACGGACGGGCGGCAGGTGCTCGAGATGGCCGCCGCCGACGCTGGCGGATTGTTTCGGAGCCTGGATTTTTTCGACACAATGGATGGGGGGCTGTTGCGGATCAATGGCTCACGGGAAGGGATTGCACGCACCAATCCGCTACGGGGCAATATTGAGATCAAGGATTTCAAGCTAATCGATGCGCCGGTGTTGGCAAAATTGCTGACGGTCGCTTCGCTGACGGGGATCGTCAATGTCCTTAGCGGCGAGGGGATTGAGTTCAAGAGGGCTAAGGGCGATTTCGAGGCCGTCGAAGGGCGTATATCCAGTGATCTGCTGCGTATTTACGGTTCGGCGTTGGGGCTGACGGCGCAGGGCAGTGTCGATATCGATCAAAACCTCGCCGACCTGCGCGGCACCGTTGTGCCCGCATACGCGGTCAATCAGGTGCTGGGCGCAATTCCCTTGTTGGGAGATATCCTGACTGGCGGAGAAGGCGAGGGCGTTTTTGCCGTTACCTACACGATGACCGGTCCGCTGGATGACCCAGTGGTTGCCGTCAATCCGCTGGCGGCCTTGGCGCCCGGCTTTCTGCGTGGTCTTTTCGATGTGGGAAACGGCAACAGCGACACGGATCGTCCCAGGGCAATTCCCGAAGAGGTGGATCGGTAA